One Dunckerocampus dactyliophorus isolate RoL2022-P2 chromosome 18, RoL_Ddac_1.1, whole genome shotgun sequence genomic region harbors:
- the elac2 gene encoding zinc phosphodiesterase ELAC protein 2 isoform X1 — MNLLSSAKVKSLLSAALPLLARRECPRHRAVFQLCRSLAATSVVVDKMDKAAKHGKPLRRLKAKESRSRRGDLHGPSTVYVQVVGAGSRDNAASLYVFSEYNRYLFNCGEGTQRLMHEHKLRVSQLDNIFLTRMSWENVGGLSGMILTLKDTCVPDCVLSGPPQLESYVKAIKTFSGPLDSIKLSVRPYTDETYTDDTMSVYQVPIFAASPEGSRPPGKSRPPSPASPGRKEQAGDQPQATRDASLVVAFICKLHPKKGNFLVAEAKELGLPVGTAAIGPLITALKSGKSITYGDKEIRPEQVCTPTDPGPVFVVMECPSEDFVQPLWDSQHMTRYQSGGTEDPPALVVHMTPESVLKTDQYQKWMERFPPTTEHLILNEHASSAHNIRSHKIQAQLNMIHPKIFPDLQSWRAKESQAALRPSNMRAECLLRFQLRPVVEWQRDAVPTCNSEDFVKEAFDVPNFLQEVEKIRSSGAAEPSGQPDYPELVFLGTGSALPMKMRNVSATLVNISPSQSLLLDCGEGTFGQLCRHYGNGVDEVLSKISTIFVSHLHADHHTGLLKLLYQRERALVTLGKAWSRVSLLAPADMMSWLRQYHHGCEEILHHVSFISNDVLRLKAKAPTPRTQASIQAMLKNNNLDKFQTCTVRHCKNAFACSFTHQTGWKLVFSGDTMPCEALVHMGKNATLLIHEATLEDGLEEEAVEKRHSTTSQAIDVGMRMEADFIMLNHFSQRYAKIPLFSEDFTERVGISFDHMRVRLGDLKVLPGLIPALKTLFAEELEEMEERRERRELKHQRAIDSDVMVKLEEVQTGRGAKRDQEDVLTLESKRLKSH, encoded by the exons ATGAATCTGCTGAGCTCAGCAAAAGTCAAAAGTCTGCTGTCGGCTGCTCTTCCGCTGCTCGCCCGGCGTGAGTGTCCTCGCCATCGCGCCGTCTTTCAGCTGTGTCGCTCCTTGGCCGCCACGAGTGTTGTTGTGGACAAGATGGACAAGGCAGCCAAGCACGGCAAGCCGCTCCGGAGGCTGAAGGCCAAGGAGAGCCGCAGCAGGCGGGGAGACCTTCACGGACCTTCCACCGTGTACGTGCAGGTGGTAGGTGCAGGAAGCAGGGACAACGCCGCGTCGCTTTACGTCTTCTCGGAGTACAACAG GTATTTGTTCAACTGTGGTGAAGGAACACAGAGACTCATGCATGAACACAA ACTGAGAGTGTCTCAACTGGACAACATCTTCCTGACCAGGATGAGCTGGGAGAACGTCGGCGGTCTGTCTG GGATGATCCTGACCTTGAAGGACACGTGCGTCCCTGACTGCGTCCTCTCCGGACCTCCTCAGCTG GAGAGCTACGTGAAGGCCATTAAGACCTTCTCTGGACCGCTGGACAGCATCAAACTTT CAGTTCGTCCGTACACTGATGAGACGTACACAGATGACACCATGAGCGTCTATCAAGTTCCTATATTTG CAGCGTCGCCTGAAGGTAGCCGTCCACCAGGGAAGAGCCGCCCGCCAAGTCCCGCCTCTCCCGGCAGGAAAGAGCAAGCAG GAGACCAACCACAAGCAACAAGAGATGCGTCTTTGGTGGTGGCCTTTATCTGCAAA cttcATCCCAAGAAAGGAAACTTCTTAGTGGCAGAGGCAAAGGAACTTGGACTTCCTGT CGGCACAGCGGCGATCGGGCCGCTCATCACTGCCCTGAAGAGCGGGAAGAGCATCACATATGGCGACAAAGAG ATCCGCCCAGAGCAGGTGTGCACGCCCACTGACCCTGGACCAGTCTTTGTGGTGATGGAGTGCCCATCAGAGGACTTCGTCCAGCCTCTTTGGGACAGTCAGCACATGACGAG GTATCAAAGCGGGGGCACGGAGGACCCTCCCGCCCTTGTGGTCCACATGACTCCGGAGTCGGTGCTGAAGACGGATCAATACCAGAAGTGGATGGAGAG GTTCCCGCCCACGACGGAACACCTCATCCTCAACGAGCACGCCAGCTCCGCCCACAACATCCGCAGCCACAAGATCCAAGCCCAGCTCAACATGATCCACCCAAAGATCTTTCCAGACCTCCAGTCTTGGCGAGCTAAG GAGTCTCAGGCTGCTCTTCGGCCATCCAACATGCGAGCTGAGTGTCTTCTCAGGTTCCAGCTGCGACCTGTCGTGGAGTGGCAGAG AGACGCCGTCCCCACCTGCAACAGTGAGGACTTTGTCAAAGAAGCCTTTGATGTCCCCAACTTCCTGCAGGAAGTGGAGAAAATACGCTCCAGCGGCGCTGCAGAACCTTCTG GACAACCGGACTATCCTGAGCTGGTTTTCCTGGGAACAGGATCCGCTCTGCCAATGAAGATGAGAAACGTCAGCGCCACGTTGGTCAACATCAG CCCAAGTCAGTCACTCCTCTTGGACTGCGGCGAGGGAACCTTCGGTCAGCTCTGCAGACACTACGGCAACGGCGTGGACGAGGTGCTGTCAAAGATCTCCACCATCTTCGTGTCGCACCTGCACGCCGACCATCACACG GGCCTCCTCAAGTTGCTGTACCAAAGAGAACGAGCGCTG gtgacTTTAGGGAAGGCGTGGAGTCGTGTCTCCCTGCTGGCGCCCGCAGACATGATGAGCTGGCTGAGGCAGTACCACCACGGCTGTGAGGAGATCCTCCACCACGTCAG CTTCATCTCAAACGACGTGCTGCGCTTGAAAGCCAAAGCGCCAACGCCAAGGACGCAGGCGTCCATCCAAGCGATGCTGAAGAACAACAACTTGGACAAG ttcCAGACATGCACAGTGCGTCACTGTAAGAACGCCTTTGCCTGCAGCTTCACTCACCAGACAGGATGGAAGCTGGTCTTCTCTGGAGACACCATGCCCTGTGAGGCCTTGGTGCACATGG GGAAGAACGCCACCTTGCTGATCCACGAGGCCACGCTGGAGGACGGCCTGGAGGAGGAAGCTGTGGAAAAACGCCACAG CACGACGTCTCAGGCGATTGACGTCGGCATGAGGATGGAGGCGGACTTCATCATGTTGAACCACTTCAGCCAGCGCTATGCCAAGATCCCGCTCTTCAGCGAGGACTTCACCGAACGCGTGGGAATCTCCTTCGACCACATGCGG GTTCGTCTTGGAGACTTGAAAGTCCTTCCCGGGCTCATCCCAGCACTGAAGACTCTCTTTGCCGAGGAGCTTGAGGAGATGGAGGAGAGACGAGAACGAAGAGAGCTGAAACACCAGCGAGCCATTGACTCTGACGTGATGGTCAAGCTGGAGGAGGTCCAAACGGGCCGAGGGGCCAAGCGGGACCAGGAGGACGTGCTGACCTTGGAAAGCAAAAGACTGAAAAGCCACTga
- the elac2 gene encoding zinc phosphodiesterase ELAC protein 2 isoform X3, translating into MNLLSSAKVKSLLSAALPLLARRECPRHRAVFQLCRSLAATSVVVDKMDKAAKHGKPLRRLKAKESRSRRGDLHGPSTVYVQVVGAGSRDNAASLYVFSEYNRYLFNCGEGTQRLMHEHKLRVSQLDNIFLTRMSWENVGGLSGMILTLKDTCVPDCVLSGPPQLESYVKAIKTFSGPLDSIKLSVRPYTDETYTDDTMSVYQVPIFAASPEGSRPPGKSRPPSPASPGRKEQADQPQATRDASLVVAFICKLHPKKGNFLVAEAKELGLPVGTAAIGPLITALKSGKSITYGDKEIRPEQVCTPTDPGPVFVVMECPSEDFVQPLWDSQHMTRYQSGGTEDPPALVVHMTPESVLKTDQYQKWMERFPPTTEHLILNEHASSAHNIRSHKIQAQLNMIHPKIFPDLQSWRAKESQAALRPSNMRAECLLRFQLRPVVEWQRDAVPTCNSEDFVKEAFDVPNFLQEVEKIRSSGAAEPSGQPDYPELVFLGTGSALPMKMRNVSATLVNISPSQSLLLDCGEGTFGQLCRHYGNGVDEVLSKISTIFVSHLHADHHTGLLKLLYQRERALVTLGKAWSRVSLLAPADMMSWLRQYHHGCEEILHHVSFISNDVLRLKAKAPTPRTQASIQAMLKNNNLDKFQTCTVRHCKNAFACSFTHQTGWKLVFSGDTMPCEALVHMGKNATLLIHEATLEDGLEEEAVEKRHSTTSQAIDVGMRMEADFIMLNHFSQRYAKIPLFSEDFTERVGISFDHMRVRLGDLKVLPGLIPALKTLFAEELEEMEERRERRELKHQRAIDSDVMVKLEEVQTGRGAKRDQEDVLTLESKRLKSH; encoded by the exons ATGAATCTGCTGAGCTCAGCAAAAGTCAAAAGTCTGCTGTCGGCTGCTCTTCCGCTGCTCGCCCGGCGTGAGTGTCCTCGCCATCGCGCCGTCTTTCAGCTGTGTCGCTCCTTGGCCGCCACGAGTGTTGTTGTGGACAAGATGGACAAGGCAGCCAAGCACGGCAAGCCGCTCCGGAGGCTGAAGGCCAAGGAGAGCCGCAGCAGGCGGGGAGACCTTCACGGACCTTCCACCGTGTACGTGCAGGTGGTAGGTGCAGGAAGCAGGGACAACGCCGCGTCGCTTTACGTCTTCTCGGAGTACAACAG GTATTTGTTCAACTGTGGTGAAGGAACACAGAGACTCATGCATGAACACAA ACTGAGAGTGTCTCAACTGGACAACATCTTCCTGACCAGGATGAGCTGGGAGAACGTCGGCGGTCTGTCTG GGATGATCCTGACCTTGAAGGACACGTGCGTCCCTGACTGCGTCCTCTCCGGACCTCCTCAGCTG GAGAGCTACGTGAAGGCCATTAAGACCTTCTCTGGACCGCTGGACAGCATCAAACTTT CAGTTCGTCCGTACACTGATGAGACGTACACAGATGACACCATGAGCGTCTATCAAGTTCCTATATTTG CAGCGTCGCCTGAAGGTAGCCGTCCACCAGGGAAGAGCCGCCCGCCAAGTCCCGCCTCTCCCGGCAGGAAAGAGCAAGCAG ACCAACCACAAGCAACAAGAGATGCGTCTTTGGTGGTGGCCTTTATCTGCAAA cttcATCCCAAGAAAGGAAACTTCTTAGTGGCAGAGGCAAAGGAACTTGGACTTCCTGT CGGCACAGCGGCGATCGGGCCGCTCATCACTGCCCTGAAGAGCGGGAAGAGCATCACATATGGCGACAAAGAG ATCCGCCCAGAGCAGGTGTGCACGCCCACTGACCCTGGACCAGTCTTTGTGGTGATGGAGTGCCCATCAGAGGACTTCGTCCAGCCTCTTTGGGACAGTCAGCACATGACGAG GTATCAAAGCGGGGGCACGGAGGACCCTCCCGCCCTTGTGGTCCACATGACTCCGGAGTCGGTGCTGAAGACGGATCAATACCAGAAGTGGATGGAGAG GTTCCCGCCCACGACGGAACACCTCATCCTCAACGAGCACGCCAGCTCCGCCCACAACATCCGCAGCCACAAGATCCAAGCCCAGCTCAACATGATCCACCCAAAGATCTTTCCAGACCTCCAGTCTTGGCGAGCTAAG GAGTCTCAGGCTGCTCTTCGGCCATCCAACATGCGAGCTGAGTGTCTTCTCAGGTTCCAGCTGCGACCTGTCGTGGAGTGGCAGAG AGACGCCGTCCCCACCTGCAACAGTGAGGACTTTGTCAAAGAAGCCTTTGATGTCCCCAACTTCCTGCAGGAAGTGGAGAAAATACGCTCCAGCGGCGCTGCAGAACCTTCTG GACAACCGGACTATCCTGAGCTGGTTTTCCTGGGAACAGGATCCGCTCTGCCAATGAAGATGAGAAACGTCAGCGCCACGTTGGTCAACATCAG CCCAAGTCAGTCACTCCTCTTGGACTGCGGCGAGGGAACCTTCGGTCAGCTCTGCAGACACTACGGCAACGGCGTGGACGAGGTGCTGTCAAAGATCTCCACCATCTTCGTGTCGCACCTGCACGCCGACCATCACACG GGCCTCCTCAAGTTGCTGTACCAAAGAGAACGAGCGCTG gtgacTTTAGGGAAGGCGTGGAGTCGTGTCTCCCTGCTGGCGCCCGCAGACATGATGAGCTGGCTGAGGCAGTACCACCACGGCTGTGAGGAGATCCTCCACCACGTCAG CTTCATCTCAAACGACGTGCTGCGCTTGAAAGCCAAAGCGCCAACGCCAAGGACGCAGGCGTCCATCCAAGCGATGCTGAAGAACAACAACTTGGACAAG ttcCAGACATGCACAGTGCGTCACTGTAAGAACGCCTTTGCCTGCAGCTTCACTCACCAGACAGGATGGAAGCTGGTCTTCTCTGGAGACACCATGCCCTGTGAGGCCTTGGTGCACATGG GGAAGAACGCCACCTTGCTGATCCACGAGGCCACGCTGGAGGACGGCCTGGAGGAGGAAGCTGTGGAAAAACGCCACAG CACGACGTCTCAGGCGATTGACGTCGGCATGAGGATGGAGGCGGACTTCATCATGTTGAACCACTTCAGCCAGCGCTATGCCAAGATCCCGCTCTTCAGCGAGGACTTCACCGAACGCGTGGGAATCTCCTTCGACCACATGCGG GTTCGTCTTGGAGACTTGAAAGTCCTTCCCGGGCTCATCCCAGCACTGAAGACTCTCTTTGCCGAGGAGCTTGAGGAGATGGAGGAGAGACGAGAACGAAGAGAGCTGAAACACCAGCGAGCCATTGACTCTGACGTGATGGTCAAGCTGGAGGAGGTCCAAACGGGCCGAGGGGCCAAGCGGGACCAGGAGGACGTGCTGACCTTGGAAAGCAAAAGACTGAAAAGCCACTga
- the elac2 gene encoding zinc phosphodiesterase ELAC protein 2 isoform X2 — protein MNLLSSAKVKSLLSAALPLLARRECPRHRAVFQLCRSLAATSVVVDKMDKAAKHGKPLRRLKAKESRSRRGDLHGPSTVYVQVVGAGSRDNAASLYVFSEYNRYLFNCGEGTQRLMHEHKLRVSQLDNIFLTRMSWENVGGLSGMILTLKDTCVPDCVLSGPPQLESYVKAIKTFSGPLDSIKLSVRPYTDETYTDDTMSVYQVPIFASPEGSRPPGKSRPPSPASPGRKEQAGDQPQATRDASLVVAFICKLHPKKGNFLVAEAKELGLPVGTAAIGPLITALKSGKSITYGDKEIRPEQVCTPTDPGPVFVVMECPSEDFVQPLWDSQHMTRYQSGGTEDPPALVVHMTPESVLKTDQYQKWMERFPPTTEHLILNEHASSAHNIRSHKIQAQLNMIHPKIFPDLQSWRAKESQAALRPSNMRAECLLRFQLRPVVEWQRDAVPTCNSEDFVKEAFDVPNFLQEVEKIRSSGAAEPSGQPDYPELVFLGTGSALPMKMRNVSATLVNISPSQSLLLDCGEGTFGQLCRHYGNGVDEVLSKISTIFVSHLHADHHTGLLKLLYQRERALVTLGKAWSRVSLLAPADMMSWLRQYHHGCEEILHHVSFISNDVLRLKAKAPTPRTQASIQAMLKNNNLDKFQTCTVRHCKNAFACSFTHQTGWKLVFSGDTMPCEALVHMGKNATLLIHEATLEDGLEEEAVEKRHSTTSQAIDVGMRMEADFIMLNHFSQRYAKIPLFSEDFTERVGISFDHMRVRLGDLKVLPGLIPALKTLFAEELEEMEERRERRELKHQRAIDSDVMVKLEEVQTGRGAKRDQEDVLTLESKRLKSH, from the exons ATGAATCTGCTGAGCTCAGCAAAAGTCAAAAGTCTGCTGTCGGCTGCTCTTCCGCTGCTCGCCCGGCGTGAGTGTCCTCGCCATCGCGCCGTCTTTCAGCTGTGTCGCTCCTTGGCCGCCACGAGTGTTGTTGTGGACAAGATGGACAAGGCAGCCAAGCACGGCAAGCCGCTCCGGAGGCTGAAGGCCAAGGAGAGCCGCAGCAGGCGGGGAGACCTTCACGGACCTTCCACCGTGTACGTGCAGGTGGTAGGTGCAGGAAGCAGGGACAACGCCGCGTCGCTTTACGTCTTCTCGGAGTACAACAG GTATTTGTTCAACTGTGGTGAAGGAACACAGAGACTCATGCATGAACACAA ACTGAGAGTGTCTCAACTGGACAACATCTTCCTGACCAGGATGAGCTGGGAGAACGTCGGCGGTCTGTCTG GGATGATCCTGACCTTGAAGGACACGTGCGTCCCTGACTGCGTCCTCTCCGGACCTCCTCAGCTG GAGAGCTACGTGAAGGCCATTAAGACCTTCTCTGGACCGCTGGACAGCATCAAACTTT CAGTTCGTCCGTACACTGATGAGACGTACACAGATGACACCATGAGCGTCTATCAAGTTCCTATATTTG CGTCGCCTGAAGGTAGCCGTCCACCAGGGAAGAGCCGCCCGCCAAGTCCCGCCTCTCCCGGCAGGAAAGAGCAAGCAG GAGACCAACCACAAGCAACAAGAGATGCGTCTTTGGTGGTGGCCTTTATCTGCAAA cttcATCCCAAGAAAGGAAACTTCTTAGTGGCAGAGGCAAAGGAACTTGGACTTCCTGT CGGCACAGCGGCGATCGGGCCGCTCATCACTGCCCTGAAGAGCGGGAAGAGCATCACATATGGCGACAAAGAG ATCCGCCCAGAGCAGGTGTGCACGCCCACTGACCCTGGACCAGTCTTTGTGGTGATGGAGTGCCCATCAGAGGACTTCGTCCAGCCTCTTTGGGACAGTCAGCACATGACGAG GTATCAAAGCGGGGGCACGGAGGACCCTCCCGCCCTTGTGGTCCACATGACTCCGGAGTCGGTGCTGAAGACGGATCAATACCAGAAGTGGATGGAGAG GTTCCCGCCCACGACGGAACACCTCATCCTCAACGAGCACGCCAGCTCCGCCCACAACATCCGCAGCCACAAGATCCAAGCCCAGCTCAACATGATCCACCCAAAGATCTTTCCAGACCTCCAGTCTTGGCGAGCTAAG GAGTCTCAGGCTGCTCTTCGGCCATCCAACATGCGAGCTGAGTGTCTTCTCAGGTTCCAGCTGCGACCTGTCGTGGAGTGGCAGAG AGACGCCGTCCCCACCTGCAACAGTGAGGACTTTGTCAAAGAAGCCTTTGATGTCCCCAACTTCCTGCAGGAAGTGGAGAAAATACGCTCCAGCGGCGCTGCAGAACCTTCTG GACAACCGGACTATCCTGAGCTGGTTTTCCTGGGAACAGGATCCGCTCTGCCAATGAAGATGAGAAACGTCAGCGCCACGTTGGTCAACATCAG CCCAAGTCAGTCACTCCTCTTGGACTGCGGCGAGGGAACCTTCGGTCAGCTCTGCAGACACTACGGCAACGGCGTGGACGAGGTGCTGTCAAAGATCTCCACCATCTTCGTGTCGCACCTGCACGCCGACCATCACACG GGCCTCCTCAAGTTGCTGTACCAAAGAGAACGAGCGCTG gtgacTTTAGGGAAGGCGTGGAGTCGTGTCTCCCTGCTGGCGCCCGCAGACATGATGAGCTGGCTGAGGCAGTACCACCACGGCTGTGAGGAGATCCTCCACCACGTCAG CTTCATCTCAAACGACGTGCTGCGCTTGAAAGCCAAAGCGCCAACGCCAAGGACGCAGGCGTCCATCCAAGCGATGCTGAAGAACAACAACTTGGACAAG ttcCAGACATGCACAGTGCGTCACTGTAAGAACGCCTTTGCCTGCAGCTTCACTCACCAGACAGGATGGAAGCTGGTCTTCTCTGGAGACACCATGCCCTGTGAGGCCTTGGTGCACATGG GGAAGAACGCCACCTTGCTGATCCACGAGGCCACGCTGGAGGACGGCCTGGAGGAGGAAGCTGTGGAAAAACGCCACAG CACGACGTCTCAGGCGATTGACGTCGGCATGAGGATGGAGGCGGACTTCATCATGTTGAACCACTTCAGCCAGCGCTATGCCAAGATCCCGCTCTTCAGCGAGGACTTCACCGAACGCGTGGGAATCTCCTTCGACCACATGCGG GTTCGTCTTGGAGACTTGAAAGTCCTTCCCGGGCTCATCCCAGCACTGAAGACTCTCTTTGCCGAGGAGCTTGAGGAGATGGAGGAGAGACGAGAACGAAGAGAGCTGAAACACCAGCGAGCCATTGACTCTGACGTGATGGTCAAGCTGGAGGAGGTCCAAACGGGCCGAGGGGCCAAGCGGGACCAGGAGGACGTGCTGACCTTGGAAAGCAAAAGACTGAAAAGCCACTga
- the elac2 gene encoding zinc phosphodiesterase ELAC protein 2 isoform X4, with the protein MNLLSSAKVKSLLSAALPLLARRECPRHRAVFQLCRSLAATSVVVDKMDKAAKHGKPLRRLKAKESRSRRGDLHGPSTVYVQVVGAGSRDNAASLYVFSEYNRYLFNCGEGTQRLMHEHKLRVSQLDNIFLTRMSWENVGGLSGMILTLKDTCVPDCVLSGPPQLESYVKAIKTFSGPLDSIKLSVRPYTDETYTDDTMSVYQVPIFASPEGSRPPGKSRPPSPASPGRKEQADQPQATRDASLVVAFICKLHPKKGNFLVAEAKELGLPVGTAAIGPLITALKSGKSITYGDKEIRPEQVCTPTDPGPVFVVMECPSEDFVQPLWDSQHMTRYQSGGTEDPPALVVHMTPESVLKTDQYQKWMERFPPTTEHLILNEHASSAHNIRSHKIQAQLNMIHPKIFPDLQSWRAKESQAALRPSNMRAECLLRFQLRPVVEWQRDAVPTCNSEDFVKEAFDVPNFLQEVEKIRSSGAAEPSGQPDYPELVFLGTGSALPMKMRNVSATLVNISPSQSLLLDCGEGTFGQLCRHYGNGVDEVLSKISTIFVSHLHADHHTGLLKLLYQRERALVTLGKAWSRVSLLAPADMMSWLRQYHHGCEEILHHVSFISNDVLRLKAKAPTPRTQASIQAMLKNNNLDKFQTCTVRHCKNAFACSFTHQTGWKLVFSGDTMPCEALVHMGKNATLLIHEATLEDGLEEEAVEKRHSTTSQAIDVGMRMEADFIMLNHFSQRYAKIPLFSEDFTERVGISFDHMRVRLGDLKVLPGLIPALKTLFAEELEEMEERRERRELKHQRAIDSDVMVKLEEVQTGRGAKRDQEDVLTLESKRLKSH; encoded by the exons ATGAATCTGCTGAGCTCAGCAAAAGTCAAAAGTCTGCTGTCGGCTGCTCTTCCGCTGCTCGCCCGGCGTGAGTGTCCTCGCCATCGCGCCGTCTTTCAGCTGTGTCGCTCCTTGGCCGCCACGAGTGTTGTTGTGGACAAGATGGACAAGGCAGCCAAGCACGGCAAGCCGCTCCGGAGGCTGAAGGCCAAGGAGAGCCGCAGCAGGCGGGGAGACCTTCACGGACCTTCCACCGTGTACGTGCAGGTGGTAGGTGCAGGAAGCAGGGACAACGCCGCGTCGCTTTACGTCTTCTCGGAGTACAACAG GTATTTGTTCAACTGTGGTGAAGGAACACAGAGACTCATGCATGAACACAA ACTGAGAGTGTCTCAACTGGACAACATCTTCCTGACCAGGATGAGCTGGGAGAACGTCGGCGGTCTGTCTG GGATGATCCTGACCTTGAAGGACACGTGCGTCCCTGACTGCGTCCTCTCCGGACCTCCTCAGCTG GAGAGCTACGTGAAGGCCATTAAGACCTTCTCTGGACCGCTGGACAGCATCAAACTTT CAGTTCGTCCGTACACTGATGAGACGTACACAGATGACACCATGAGCGTCTATCAAGTTCCTATATTTG CGTCGCCTGAAGGTAGCCGTCCACCAGGGAAGAGCCGCCCGCCAAGTCCCGCCTCTCCCGGCAGGAAAGAGCAAGCAG ACCAACCACAAGCAACAAGAGATGCGTCTTTGGTGGTGGCCTTTATCTGCAAA cttcATCCCAAGAAAGGAAACTTCTTAGTGGCAGAGGCAAAGGAACTTGGACTTCCTGT CGGCACAGCGGCGATCGGGCCGCTCATCACTGCCCTGAAGAGCGGGAAGAGCATCACATATGGCGACAAAGAG ATCCGCCCAGAGCAGGTGTGCACGCCCACTGACCCTGGACCAGTCTTTGTGGTGATGGAGTGCCCATCAGAGGACTTCGTCCAGCCTCTTTGGGACAGTCAGCACATGACGAG GTATCAAAGCGGGGGCACGGAGGACCCTCCCGCCCTTGTGGTCCACATGACTCCGGAGTCGGTGCTGAAGACGGATCAATACCAGAAGTGGATGGAGAG GTTCCCGCCCACGACGGAACACCTCATCCTCAACGAGCACGCCAGCTCCGCCCACAACATCCGCAGCCACAAGATCCAAGCCCAGCTCAACATGATCCACCCAAAGATCTTTCCAGACCTCCAGTCTTGGCGAGCTAAG GAGTCTCAGGCTGCTCTTCGGCCATCCAACATGCGAGCTGAGTGTCTTCTCAGGTTCCAGCTGCGACCTGTCGTGGAGTGGCAGAG AGACGCCGTCCCCACCTGCAACAGTGAGGACTTTGTCAAAGAAGCCTTTGATGTCCCCAACTTCCTGCAGGAAGTGGAGAAAATACGCTCCAGCGGCGCTGCAGAACCTTCTG GACAACCGGACTATCCTGAGCTGGTTTTCCTGGGAACAGGATCCGCTCTGCCAATGAAGATGAGAAACGTCAGCGCCACGTTGGTCAACATCAG CCCAAGTCAGTCACTCCTCTTGGACTGCGGCGAGGGAACCTTCGGTCAGCTCTGCAGACACTACGGCAACGGCGTGGACGAGGTGCTGTCAAAGATCTCCACCATCTTCGTGTCGCACCTGCACGCCGACCATCACACG GGCCTCCTCAAGTTGCTGTACCAAAGAGAACGAGCGCTG gtgacTTTAGGGAAGGCGTGGAGTCGTGTCTCCCTGCTGGCGCCCGCAGACATGATGAGCTGGCTGAGGCAGTACCACCACGGCTGTGAGGAGATCCTCCACCACGTCAG CTTCATCTCAAACGACGTGCTGCGCTTGAAAGCCAAAGCGCCAACGCCAAGGACGCAGGCGTCCATCCAAGCGATGCTGAAGAACAACAACTTGGACAAG ttcCAGACATGCACAGTGCGTCACTGTAAGAACGCCTTTGCCTGCAGCTTCACTCACCAGACAGGATGGAAGCTGGTCTTCTCTGGAGACACCATGCCCTGTGAGGCCTTGGTGCACATGG GGAAGAACGCCACCTTGCTGATCCACGAGGCCACGCTGGAGGACGGCCTGGAGGAGGAAGCTGTGGAAAAACGCCACAG CACGACGTCTCAGGCGATTGACGTCGGCATGAGGATGGAGGCGGACTTCATCATGTTGAACCACTTCAGCCAGCGCTATGCCAAGATCCCGCTCTTCAGCGAGGACTTCACCGAACGCGTGGGAATCTCCTTCGACCACATGCGG GTTCGTCTTGGAGACTTGAAAGTCCTTCCCGGGCTCATCCCAGCACTGAAGACTCTCTTTGCCGAGGAGCTTGAGGAGATGGAGGAGAGACGAGAACGAAGAGAGCTGAAACACCAGCGAGCCATTGACTCTGACGTGATGGTCAAGCTGGAGGAGGTCCAAACGGGCCGAGGGGCCAAGCGGGACCAGGAGGACGTGCTGACCTTGGAAAGCAAAAGACTGAAAAGCCACTga